Within Deinococcus actinosclerus, the genomic segment GCCCGGGTCGAAGCCACTGTAAGCGTTTACAGTGCCGAACTTCATGCCGAACAGCACGCCGCTGATGCCGCCCAGCGCGCCGCCGATCAGGAAGGTGGCGCTGATCATGCGGTTGGCGTCGATGCCCATCAGGCCCGCCGTCACGCGGTCCTGCGCCACGGCGCGGATGGCCTTGCCCAGGCGGGTGCGGTTCACGAGGTAGTTCAGGACACCCAGGCTCACGAGTGCTACGACGACCAGGATGACGTCCTTGAGCTGCACGTCCACGCCGATCTGGCGCAGGAAGTTGCCCAGGGACTCGCAGCTGCTGCCCACAGCGCAGAATTTCGCGGCGAAGCCGGCGGGCAGCGTGTAGGTCAGGTCGAAGCGGCCCTGGAATCCCTCGATGACGCGCAGGACGTCCTGGAGGATCAGCGACACGCCGATCGCCGTGATCAGCGGAACCAGTTTGGGGGCGTTACGCAGGGGCCGGTAGGCCAGGCGCTCGATGACCACGTTCAGCAGGCCCGAGATGATCATGGCGGCCAGCAGCGCGATCAGCAGTTTGAGGTACCCGTTCATGTTGACGGGCGCGAGGACGCGGAACACTTCAAAGCCAACGACGGCGCCAGTGATGAAGACCTCACTGTGCGCGAAGTTGATGAGC encodes:
- a CDS encoding branched-chain amino acid ABC transporter permease, whose amino-acid sequence is MELSTLLPFLANVIVGGLVLGFVYAIIALGYTMVYGVLQLINFAHSEVFITGAVVGFEVFRVLAPVNMNGYLKLLIALLAAMIISGLLNVVIERLAYRPLRNAPKLVPLITAIGVSLILQDVLRVIEGFQGRFDLTYTLPAGFAAKFCAVGSSCESLGNFLRQIGVDVQLKDVILVVVALVSLGVLNYLVNRTRLGKAIRAVAQDRVTAGLMGIDANRMISATFLIGGALGGISGVLFGMKFGTVNAYSGFDPGIIAFTAAVLGGIGSIPGAVLGGLTLGVIQNLIGVMNVFGGALGIANLEAIDASYQRIGAFIVLVLILIFKPTGLLGKSNVEKV